The Diachasmimorpha longicaudata isolate KC_UGA_2023 chromosome 2, iyDiaLong2, whole genome shotgun sequence genome segment aatcgAGTCATGAATTTTAACGATCAGGTTACATGTTTCTAACGAAGATCGATCGGTGAATAAAAAAGTGTAAAGACCATCGAATCTCTTACGCATATGCTCTGTTaacattttgtcaattttaatatgaaataaaatgaataccaGAATTGGTAATAATGGCAAACTACAACaacaaaatttcaatgttATCATTAAGAAAtaacaaatgaatttatttagaaaatctcatttattctcaattcattaattacaaaatctttttacaaatataaaaatataaaaatgtcaTGGGACATTGAATTTGTGACTGAAATAAATAAGATGAATTCAATTCATCGATTAATGGGTATCGGGACTATTGTGAGTAGAAAAACACAAAGACAATGTTTATGACATCACTGGACAGTTCTTCTGTTCCAACGTTCAAAATGAGcgacattttccaatttcctaAATTTGCATCAATATGGTGcctttaaatttttctctcatagCTATGGAGTCCCTGTGAGCAATTACCATTAATTTGTGAAGTGTAAAATAGGGCTTggcaaaatgataaaaaaaaggaaatcagCAAagatagaatgaaaaaaatggagctCCTCACTGAACAAGTATGAGAATTCAAAAGTTTTCACAATGAAAAGACTAGTTCAAGAATGGTTTCAATTCTCTAAAGAATTCAGATTTATTCCCCTCAATTCCCTCTTCATAATCTCGCAAATTGATCGCACGCATCAATGTCTCcacggaaaaaattgaaatcgaaatttatctgagtaaaaaataaataacatagGTAGCCAACGCAACCCAGTGACTGGCGAATCCCAGCTGTGACCACTTATCGATTGTGTGGCTGTAGCTGTATCCACTCTCTTGAATATCCGAGGTATCGAACATTAGTCCTAAATAAGCTAAATGGAAGATCGATAATACTGAAAAACTGAGGTTTGCCACGATGACCCAGTAACAgttctcagaattttttttatgacagcacttttctgTTGGGCATCGTTTTGCTGAGATACACGCGTCAAATGCATGAGCCAGAATATTCCTCAGTTGGAACTCTACGTATGTGTAGAAGCCTAAACTAAGGAGAACAGCAGCTAGTTGGAAGTTCAATCCATGAAGGAGGGCACTGGTTAAGTATGTCAGTGTCACTGCACTGAATTTACCTATGCGTTTGGTTGCTGGACGAAATATATCTGGAACGGGAACGAAACTcagataacatttttttcattattcacacTTCTAAGAAgttgaatttgaatatttccacAAAATTAATGACTATAATTTAGACGTGATGCAGCCTTACATAATTTCAGCCACGTGTGCATAGGAATATTCCACGAGACAACGACCTGAACCAGCGATCTGGGCATTTCAATATCCCCAGGTTTGACAATCGTCGTGAGTGACGATGGATATCCACCCAATAACAAAACACTTGAAGAAGCATAAGAGATAAAGTAGTGAGAAGTTCTGAAGGATAATGCGTCTCGATACGCCAGAACCCATCTGcaagggaattttttatttttttaaagatgtACTTCTCCATTTACGTTACGATggcatgaaaaaataaattatgaacaaaaaggcatagaaaaaatatgttcCTCACTTTGTTGAACTATCGGCTAACAGCCACCCACCCCAGCAATTCGAAATACTCAGGAAGATGAACGATACTGTGTAATGCTTGATGATCTGGATAATCCACTCCAAACTCTGGaagaaacattgaaaaaaggaTTTCGCTGCcccgaaaatttaattttcaatcacatgaatcatttaaattatttccaactCACTAATGATGATCTCTCGTTATCCAACAGTCCAATGTAGTCTTTGAAGCTGATCCAAGGTCCGAAGAGGCATGTGGCAGCCCCAAATAAATATCCTGGATACTGGTAGCTATTCGGGAAATCGTTGTTGTTGGTTTTATCCAGGGATACACTCACAGCCTTCATCGCAGCTATCATCATGACGCTGCGAACCTTGTGCCAAGCTGAGGGGTCCATCGTGTATTCACTGATTCGACAAAGACCTCGATTAATTATCTAACCgaataatgaattgaaaattggaataaGACGTGATTCGATAATGCCCAAGTACTCTGACTATTCTCCTAGGTCTGTCCGCAAGTTATTCATATGTTCTATTTTTACTTTTCCCACGCAATTGCAGTCGATAATAGTTATATCTTTAGAACATTATCTATTACAATGCAAAAGACTTTGGTGACTCTCCAACGCATTTcactctgaattttttaaattcaatttatgcTCACCAGTATAAAATAACTAATAGACTAATAACGAAGACTTCTCCT includes the following:
- the LOC135170987 gene encoding protein-serine O-palmitoleoyltransferase porcupine yields the protein MYSDKFDSPFYPEDTDCEDCDQRMFEYDYEYEDINVDTLKDVYDNCIVPSVFETAKYLSPLLLASFIFNILTQIILIKKLPHYLFHLLSIVIGIYTVQHYVPECLYLLLIYAALSYACLCLPRRYQRGGEVFVISLLVILYCEYTMDPSAWHKVRSVMMIAAMKAVSVSLDKTNNNDFPNSYQYPGYLFGAATCLFGPWISFKDYIGLLDNERSSLSLEWIIQIIKHYTVSFIFLSISNCWGGWLLADSSTKWVLAYRDALSFRTSHYFISYASSSVLLLGGYPSSLTTIVKPGDIEMPRSLVQVVVSWNIPMHTWLKLYIFRPATKRIGKFSAVTLTYLTSALLHGLNFQLAAVLLSLGFYTYVEFQLRNILAHAFDACISAKRCPTEKCCHKKNSENCYWVIVANLSFSVLSIFHLAYLGLMFDTSDIQESGYSYSHTIDKWSQLGFASHWVALATYVIYFLLR